The proteins below come from a single Stomoxys calcitrans chromosome 1, idStoCalc2.1, whole genome shotgun sequence genomic window:
- the LOC131994313 gene encoding uncharacterized protein LOC131994313, which translates to MNNKRTLLSISPENSHSTPKKYSPYQKMNINNQQDVFSWSKLGDVLDDKLKDVAKKEDLTAIKYEVEELKQENCKLREDIKKLTNRLETLDRKSRTTNIVVSGLRSRTTFTAKKEFLDICNNKLNIVVNISYARMLSSGKSFVFTLDTNSQVQNILNTKEKLHGQFIYIQKDYTAVEQSTRYNLRQVGKIVSQHKKDVKVRLGEFCLFLLNLV; encoded by the exons ATGAATAATAAGAGAACGCTATTATCGATATCACCAGAAAACAGTCACAGTACCCCAAAAAAGTATTcaccatatcaaaaaatgaacatAAATAACCAACAAGATGTTTTTTCGTGGAGTAAGCTGGGCGATGTGTTGGATGATAAGTTGAAAGATGTGGCCAAAAAAGAGGACCTTACTGCAATCAAATATGAAGTGGAAGAACTTAAACAGGAAAATTGTAAATTGAGAGAAGATATCAAGAAACTAACAAATCGCTTAGAAACCTTAGACAGAAAATCTCGTACTACAAATATTGTGGTGAGTGGACTTAGAAGTAGAACTACATTTacggcaaaaaaagaattcctCGACATCTGCAACAACAAATTAAACATCGTAGTTAACATATCGTACGCTAGAATGTTATCTTCAGGAAAATCGTTCGTATTTACACTGGACACCAATTCCcaagtgcaaaatattttaaatacgaaagaaaaattgcatggccaatttatatatatacaaaaggaTTATACTGCTGTCGAACAGTCTACCAGATACAACCTGCGTCAAGTTGGCAAAATCGTATCCCAGCATAAAAAAGACGTTAAAGTTAGGTTAGGAGAGTTCTGTCT TTTCCTGTTGAATCTGGTGTGA